The following coding sequences are from one Aquificaceae bacterium window:
- a CDS encoding nucleotidyltransferase domain-containing protein, translating to MRAIISCNGAKLIYIRKDELLSFLKDLAESMKSELENVSEVYLFGSLAKGEERGLSDVEYPLA from the coding sequence TATCCTGCAATGGTGCAAAGCTCATATACATAAGGAAGGATGAGCTCCTGAGCTTTCTCAAAGACTTGGCTGAGAGTATGAAGAGCGAGCTGGAAAATGTTAGCGAAGTATACCTTTTTGGCTCTTTGGCAAAGGGTGAAGAGAGAGGGCTTAGCGATGTGGAGTATCCCTTAGCATGA